In bacterium, a single window of DNA contains:
- a CDS encoding FIST C-terminal domain-containing protein: MKWASAASEEARLERAIERAAGVLRDALGGCRPTLVLAFISPHHAAEHDRIPARIAEALPGALLLGCSGGGVIGGGREIERRPGVSLTAAYLPGVAMAPFHLTNDAVPAPESEPEALARLVAVDSASAPQFVVLSDPFTFDTESLIRGLDRAYPGSTTVGGIASGGRDAGSNALFLGERVHRSGAVGVALSGNVAVDTIVAQGCRPVGEPMFVTAGERNVIRALDGRSPLAVLQELHDRLDPRDRQLARHSLFVGIVMREDRQQYGQGDFLIRNLIGIDQASGALAIGALVDPNAVVQFHLRDAETSAHDLEALLQRYCRADPPPTPGSLLFSCLGRGQFLYGRPDHDSELFRRYLGDVPLGGFFCNGEIGPVHGGTFLHGYTSAFALFRGREV; the protein is encoded by the coding sequence ATGAAGTGGGCATCGGCAGCGAGCGAGGAAGCGCGGCTCGAGCGAGCGATCGAGCGGGCCGCCGGCGTGCTCCGCGATGCGCTCGGCGGTTGCCGGCCGACGCTGGTGCTCGCGTTCATTTCGCCGCACCACGCGGCGGAACACGACCGCATCCCGGCGCGCATCGCCGAGGCCCTGCCGGGGGCGCTGCTGCTCGGCTGCTCGGGCGGCGGCGTGATCGGCGGCGGGCGCGAGATCGAGCGGCGCCCCGGCGTGTCGCTGACCGCGGCGTATCTTCCCGGGGTGGCGATGGCGCCGTTCCACCTCACCAACGACGCGGTGCCGGCGCCGGAGAGCGAGCCGGAGGCGCTGGCGCGCCTGGTCGCGGTCGATTCCGCCTCCGCGCCGCAGTTCGTGGTGCTCTCCGATCCCTTCACCTTCGACACCGAGAGCCTGATCCGCGGCCTCGACCGCGCCTATCCCGGCAGCACGACCGTCGGCGGCATCGCCAGCGGCGGCCGCGACGCCGGCAGCAACGCGCTGTTTCTCGGCGAGCGCGTGCACCGCAGCGGCGCCGTCGGCGTCGCCCTGAGCGGCAACGTGGCCGTCGACACCATCGTCGCCCAGGGCTGCCGGCCGGTGGGCGAGCCGATGTTCGTCACCGCCGGCGAGCGCAACGTCATCCGCGCCCTCGACGGCCGCTCGCCGCTCGCCGTCCTGCAGGAGCTGCACGACCGACTCGATCCGCGCGACCGCCAGCTCGCCCGCCACTCGCTGTTCGTCGGCATCGTCATGCGGGAGGATCGCCAGCAGTACGGGCAGGGCGACTTCCTCATCCGCAACCTGATCGGCATCGATCAGGCGTCGGGGGCGCTGGCGATCGGCGCCCTCGTCGACCCCAACGCGGTCGTGCAGTTCCACCTGCGTGACGCCGAGACCTCGGCGCACGATCTCGAAGCCCTGCTACAGCGATACTGCCGGGCGGATCCGCCACCGACCCCGGGCTCCCTGCTGTTCTCCTGCCTCGGTCGCGGTCAGTTCCTGTACGGCCGCCCCGATCACGACAGCGAGCTCTTCCGCCGCTACCTCGGCGACGTCCCGCTCGGCGGCTTCTTCTGCAACGGCGAGATCGGACCGGTGCACGGCGGCACCTTCCTGCACGGCTACACCAGCGCCTTCGCGCTCTTCCGCGGCCGCGAAGTGTGA
- a CDS encoding TIGR03619 family F420-dependent LLM class oxidoreductase — protein MQLPVAAQSATFAQPWEATAGQAEMRRVAHAADAAGLFYLAVSDHVAVPRSHAAAMSTTWYDAVATLGFLAAATTRVRLLSYVWVAPYRHPLITAKAFATLDALSGGRIILGVGAGHVEAEFAALGVDFTRRGALLDEAIDLIVAAWSDEYPTFAGTTWRVRDLGQRPRPLQRPRPPIWVGGSTPPALRRVAERGDGWLPQGVPEMGMPAAIELIRNHRRARRGEAPLDLGMNAPWLYIGRAPFALGPNDRTGSPAELAEIFRGIKALGVQHCGIRFRSRSCDELCDQIAAFGADILPLINQ, from the coding sequence ATGCAACTGCCGGTGGCCGCGCAGAGCGCCACCTTCGCGCAGCCGTGGGAGGCCACCGCCGGCCAGGCCGAGATGCGGCGCGTCGCCCACGCGGCCGACGCGGCGGGGCTCTTCTATCTCGCGGTGTCGGATCACGTGGCGGTGCCGCGCTCGCACGCGGCGGCGATGTCGACGACGTGGTACGACGCCGTCGCCACGCTCGGCTTCCTCGCCGCGGCGACGACGCGCGTCCGCCTGCTGTCGTACGTGTGGGTGGCGCCCTACCGGCATCCGCTGATCACCGCCAAGGCGTTCGCGACCCTCGATGCGCTGTCGGGCGGGCGGATCATCCTCGGTGTCGGCGCCGGGCACGTCGAAGCGGAGTTCGCGGCGCTGGGCGTCGACTTCACGCGCCGCGGCGCCCTGCTCGACGAGGCCATCGATCTCATCGTCGCCGCCTGGAGCGACGAGTACCCGACCTTCGCCGGCACGACGTGGCGCGTGCGCGACCTCGGCCAGCGCCCGCGCCCGCTGCAGCGGCCGCGACCGCCGATCTGGGTCGGCGGCTCGACGCCGCCGGCGCTGCGCCGCGTCGCCGAGCGGGGCGACGGCTGGCTGCCGCAGGGCGTGCCGGAGATGGGCATGCCGGCGGCGATCGAGCTCATCCGGAACCACCGCCGGGCGCGCCGCGGCGAGGCGCCGCTCGACCTCGGGATGAACGCGCCCTGGCTCTACATCGGCCGCGCGCCGTTCGCCCTCGGTCCCAACGACCGCACCGGCTCGCCCGCCGAGCTGGCCGAGATCTTCCGCGGCATCAAGGCGCTCGGGGTCCAGCACTGCGGCATCCGATTCCGCAGCCGGAGCTGCGACGAGCTGTGCGACCAGATCGCGGCTTTCGGCGCCGACATCCTGCCACTGATCAACCAATGA
- a CDS encoding SDR family oxidoreductase — protein sequence MLLENRVAIVSGIGPGMGRDISLALAREGADVVLAARGVDKLAAVGAEVRALGRRAVEVPTDIARAEDSRRLVDTALRELGRIDILVNNAFRGGVEPLFADIDLAEWRKVFDVNVFGALQLTQAVVTHMRQRGGGGSIIFINSMSMRIIEPRFASYASSKGALMVAAQSLARELGPEKIRVNSVVPGYIWGAALEGYFNSLARQQGVTPDDIYRQIAARTALNHIPTSEEIADAVLFFASDLSRVVTGQALDVNGGHFFH from the coding sequence ATGCTCTTGGAGAATCGCGTCGCCATCGTCTCCGGCATCGGCCCCGGCATGGGGCGCGACATCTCGCTGGCGTTGGCCCGGGAGGGAGCCGACGTCGTGCTGGCGGCGCGCGGCGTCGACAAGCTGGCGGCGGTGGGCGCCGAGGTGCGCGCCCTCGGTCGGCGGGCGGTCGAGGTGCCGACCGACATCGCCAGGGCGGAGGACAGCCGGCGGCTGGTGGACACGGCGCTGAGGGAGCTCGGGCGCATCGACATTCTCGTCAACAACGCCTTCAGGGGCGGGGTCGAGCCGCTGTTCGCCGACATCGACCTCGCCGAGTGGCGCAAGGTGTTCGACGTCAACGTCTTCGGCGCCCTGCAGCTCACCCAGGCGGTCGTCACCCACATGCGCCAACGCGGCGGCGGCGGGTCGATCATCTTCATCAACTCGATGTCGATGCGGATCATCGAGCCGCGCTTCGCCAGCTACGCGTCGTCGAAGGGCGCGCTGATGGTCGCCGCCCAGTCGCTCGCCCGCGAGCTCGGGCCGGAGAAGATCCGCGTCAACAGCGTCGTCCCCGGCTACATCTGGGGCGCGGCGCTCGAGGGCTACTTCAACTCGCTCGCCAGGCAGCAGGGCGTCACGCCGGACGACATCTACCGGCAGATCGCCGCGCGCACCGCGCTCAACCACATTCCGACATCGGAGGAGATCGCCGATGCGGTGCTCTTCTTCGCCTCCGACCTGTCGCGCGTCGTCACCGGCCAGGCGCTCGACGTGAACGGCGGCCACTTCTTCCACTGA
- a CDS encoding TetR/AcrR family transcriptional regulator has translation MTARRAGRAAPRRRPGRPPGPSQAPLLRARLIAEASRLYADGGSSGLSFATVAARTGLTKPTVFHYFANKGVLLHAVFEALGERLQRAAEGWFDAPPASYAARLEQLVAALVDFYGRDPLNARILCHGLLEADRLAPWRTAGTAPPPVFDHFIRRFMQFIADGAAAGEFHADRPMAIIMAIGGIVLFELMLPDRGRPFRSGPFGAASLEERAAEMATLIRRAVVRPSARLRKT, from the coding sequence ATGACGGCGCGCCGCGCCGGTCGCGCCGCGCCGCGCCGTCGCCCCGGGCGGCCGCCCGGCCCGAGCCAGGCGCCGCTGCTGCGCGCCCGTCTGATCGCGGAAGCGAGCCGCCTCTACGCCGACGGCGGCTCGAGCGGCCTCAGCTTCGCCACCGTCGCCGCCCGCACCGGCCTCACCAAGCCGACGGTGTTCCACTACTTCGCCAACAAGGGCGTCCTGCTGCACGCCGTCTTCGAGGCCCTGGGCGAGCGCCTGCAGCGGGCGGCGGAGGGCTGGTTCGACGCGCCGCCGGCGTCCTACGCGGCGCGCCTCGAGCAGCTCGTCGCGGCGCTGGTCGACTTCTATGGTCGCGATCCGCTGAACGCCCGCATCCTCTGCCACGGCCTGCTCGAAGCCGACCGCCTGGCGCCCTGGCGCACCGCCGGGACGGCGCCGCCGCCGGTGTTCGACCACTTCATCCGCCGCTTCATGCAGTTCATCGCCGACGGCGCCGCCGCCGGCGAGTTCCACGCCGACCGGCCGATGGCGATCATCATGGCGATCGGCGGCATCGTGCTGTTCGAGCTCATGCTGCCCGACCGCGGCCGGCCGTTTCGCAGCGGCCCCTTCGGCGCCGCGTCGCTGGAGGAGCGCGCGGCCGAGATGGCGACGCTGATCCGCCGCGCCGTGGTGCGGCCGTCGGCGCGGCTGCGGAAGACGTAG
- a CDS encoding VOC family protein has translation MKNARLLHYSHCVSDLGRSKRFYTEVLGFAVVAEFDFDDAATARVMGVPGAKFTGVFMQRDGFRMEIIAFTNPPPERAARRRASNEIGHSHLSFYVTDLDATLAELRAQGVPVDAETRATLVNGIECCVVRDPDGFPIEIVQTPTLTLLPYESA, from the coding sequence ATGAAGAACGCGCGTTTGTTGCACTACTCGCATTGCGTGTCGGACCTCGGCCGCTCGAAGCGGTTCTACACCGAGGTGCTGGGCTTCGCGGTGGTCGCCGAATTCGACTTCGACGACGCCGCCACGGCGCGGGTGATGGGCGTGCCGGGGGCGAAGTTCACCGGCGTGTTCATGCAGCGGGACGGCTTCCGCATGGAGATCATCGCCTTCACCAACCCGCCGCCGGAGCGCGCGGCGCGGCGGCGGGCGTCGAACGAGATCGGACATTCGCACCTCAGCTTCTACGTCACCGACCTCGACGCCACCCTCGCCGAGCTGCGGGCCCAGGGAGTGCCCGTCGACGCCGAGACCCGCGCCACCCTGGTGAACGGCATCGAATGCTGCGTGGTGCGCGACCCCGACGGCTTCCCGATCGAGATCGTGCAGACGCCGACGCTCACCCTGCTGCCCTACGAGAGCGCGTGA
- a CDS encoding enoyl-CoA hydratase/isomerase family protein: protein MPVRFDLPSDHPHVAVVTLDRPERANALDPAMLVELAAAWRRIAGDPEIRCAVLTGAGERVFCAGMDLRATIPAAQALARGERLAAVDFEGLRSVATATLAGFDLDTPLVCAINGHARAGGFDLMLASEIRVAVPAATFALEEVALGLYPTGHASVLLARQIPWAHAHELLLTARPIDAERALAIGLLNRLVPPAELMPTALAIADAIAANAPLAVRATRAGVRELLSLPLAEAYRRQEELGRPLRRSEDAREAQRAFVEKRRPVWRGR, encoded by the coding sequence ATGCCGGTGCGCTTCGATCTGCCGTCCGATCATCCGCACGTCGCCGTCGTCACCCTCGATCGGCCGGAACGCGCCAACGCGCTCGATCCGGCGATGCTGGTCGAGCTGGCGGCGGCCTGGCGGCGCATCGCCGGCGATCCCGAGATCCGCTGCGCCGTCCTCACCGGCGCGGGCGAGCGCGTCTTCTGCGCCGGCATGGACCTGCGCGCCACCATCCCGGCGGCGCAGGCCCTGGCGCGCGGCGAGCGCCTCGCGGCGGTCGACTTCGAGGGCCTGCGCAGCGTCGCCACCGCGACCCTGGCCGGCTTCGATCTCGACACGCCGTTGGTGTGCGCGATCAACGGCCACGCCCGCGCCGGCGGCTTCGACCTCATGCTGGCCTCGGAGATCCGGGTCGCGGTGCCGGCGGCGACCTTCGCCCTCGAGGAGGTGGCGCTCGGGCTCTATCCCACCGGTCACGCCAGCGTCCTGCTGGCGCGGCAGATCCCCTGGGCGCACGCGCACGAGCTGCTGCTCACGGCGCGGCCGATCGACGCCGAGCGGGCGCTGGCGATCGGGCTGCTCAACCGCCTCGTGCCGCCGGCGGAGCTCATGCCGACCGCGCTGGCGATCGCCGACGCGATCGCCGCCAACGCGCCGCTGGCGGTGCGCGCGACCCGCGCCGGGGTGCGCGAGCTGCTGTCGCTGCCGCTCGCCGAGGCCTATCGCCGCCAGGAGGAGCTCGGGCGGCCGCTACGCCGCAGCGAGGACGCGCGCGAGGCGCAGCGCGCGTTCGTCGAGAAGCGCCGCCCGGTCTGGCGCGGCCGCTAG
- a CDS encoding amidohydrolase, protein MKTIDADGHVIEPPDLWQRELPAALRDRGFQVIWNPDTRQEEVHLEGAPLLPFGIVGVGMAGRPFDDIGKGVRYRDLMPGGSDPRRRLVDMDDEGIDVAVLYPSIGLFLEAIRDPALAEASCRVYNDWLADYCRAAPGRLTGVAAIPLQDVDAAVRELRRACGGLAMRGAFIRPNPCGSRALHDPYFDPFWAAAAEMGVPIGLHPSGAGDLPGAFQGLRLDAPIMGHPSIFFIDNYIGFSHLVCGGVLERHPTLTVVVLEAGGGWLAHWFDRFDHFAKVYAWMAPELRATPSEYFRRQCYISFDPDETTLPLLAPVIGEDRIVWASDYPHLDATFPGVVRELEEHLLALPPSAQDKVRGGNAARLYGLDA, encoded by the coding sequence ATGAAAACCATCGATGCGGACGGACACGTCATCGAGCCGCCGGATCTCTGGCAGCGGGAGCTGCCAGCGGCGCTGCGCGATCGCGGCTTCCAGGTGATCTGGAACCCCGACACGCGGCAGGAGGAGGTCCACCTCGAAGGGGCGCCGCTGCTGCCCTTCGGCATCGTCGGCGTCGGCATGGCCGGGCGGCCGTTCGACGACATCGGCAAGGGCGTCCGCTACCGCGACCTGATGCCGGGCGGCAGCGATCCGCGGCGGCGGCTGGTCGACATGGACGACGAGGGCATCGACGTCGCCGTGCTCTATCCGTCGATCGGTCTCTTTCTCGAGGCGATCCGCGATCCGGCGCTCGCCGAGGCGAGCTGCCGCGTCTACAACGACTGGCTCGCCGACTACTGCCGCGCCGCGCCCGGGCGGCTGACCGGCGTCGCCGCGATCCCATTGCAGGACGTCGACGCGGCGGTGCGCGAGCTGCGCCGCGCCTGCGGCGGGCTCGCCATGCGCGGCGCCTTCATCCGGCCCAATCCCTGCGGCAGCCGCGCCCTGCACGACCCCTACTTCGACCCCTTCTGGGCGGCGGCGGCCGAGATGGGCGTGCCGATCGGGCTGCACCCGTCGGGCGCCGGCGACCTGCCCGGCGCCTTCCAGGGCCTGCGCCTCGACGCCCCGATCATGGGCCACCCCTCGATCTTCTTCATCGACAACTACATCGGCTTCTCCCACCTGGTGTGCGGCGGCGTGCTCGAACGCCACCCGACGCTCACCGTCGTCGTCCTCGAGGCCGGCGGCGGCTGGCTGGCGCACTGGTTCGATCGCTTCGACCACTTCGCCAAGGTCTACGCCTGGATGGCGCCGGAGCTGCGCGCCACGCCGAGCGAGTACTTCCGCCGCCAGTGCTACATCTCCTTCGATCCCGACGAGACGACGCTGCCGCTGCTGGCGCCGGTGATCGGCGAGGACCGCATCGTCTGGGCGTCGGACTACCCGCACCTCGACGCCACCTTCCCCGGCGTCGTGCGCGAGCTGGAGGAGCATCTCCTGGCGCTGCCGCCCAGCGCCCAGGACAAGGTGCGCGGCGGCAACGCGGCGCGGCTGTACGGGCTCGACGCCTGA
- a CDS encoding LLM class flavin-dependent oxidoreductase encodes MEFGLFVQAHVPRHEMEADPVNAEHDRLMRELEVAIACDRAGWKYVWSVEHHFLEEYSHISASEIFLPYVAAKTERIHVGSAIYNITPPVNHPARMAERVAMLDHLSEGRFEFGTGRGSSSTEFKGFSIPDGETTRNMFDESLREILRMWRETRYSFQGTYFSMPERNVLPKPYSKPHPPLWVACGSPSTFEKAGRLGLGALCFSLGSPKDFEPLIRIYKDNIRHAEPVGEYVNDNVACVTQMVCLEDRKRAREVALTMGSGYHTSLVFRYLDTFPRPAGVPEWPKLIPDPTPAQLEERIASGQRIVGDPDECARAVQQYVDIGCDQIIFGILASTMAQETALETVRLFGAEVQPRFDKDPVHSTTRYREAALRTSGGPRAAVS; translated from the coding sequence ATGGAGTTCGGACTGTTCGTTCAGGCGCACGTGCCGCGCCACGAAATGGAAGCCGATCCGGTCAACGCGGAGCACGACCGGTTGATGCGCGAGCTCGAGGTGGCGATCGCCTGCGACCGCGCCGGCTGGAAGTACGTCTGGTCGGTCGAGCATCACTTCCTCGAGGAGTACTCGCACATCTCGGCGTCGGAGATCTTCCTGCCCTACGTCGCCGCCAAGACCGAGCGCATCCACGTCGGCTCGGCGATCTACAACATCACGCCGCCGGTGAATCACCCGGCGCGCATGGCCGAGCGGGTGGCGATGCTCGACCACCTGAGCGAGGGCCGCTTCGAGTTCGGCACCGGCCGCGGCTCGTCGAGCACCGAATTCAAGGGCTTCAGCATTCCCGACGGCGAGACGACGCGCAACATGTTCGACGAATCGCTGCGCGAGATCCTGCGCATGTGGCGCGAGACCCGCTACAGCTTCCAGGGCACGTACTTCTCGATGCCCGAGCGCAACGTGCTGCCCAAGCCGTACAGCAAGCCGCATCCGCCGCTGTGGGTGGCGTGCGGCAGCCCGTCGACCTTCGAGAAGGCGGGCCGACTCGGCCTCGGCGCGCTGTGTTTCAGCCTGGGCTCGCCGAAGGACTTCGAGCCGCTGATCCGCATCTACAAGGACAACATCCGGCACGCCGAGCCGGTGGGCGAGTACGTGAACGACAACGTCGCCTGCGTCACCCAGATGGTCTGCCTGGAGGACCGCAAGCGGGCCCGCGAGGTCGCGCTGACGATGGGCAGCGGCTACCACACCAGCCTCGTCTTCCGGTACCTCGACACCTTCCCGCGCCCCGCCGGCGTCCCCGAGTGGCCGAAGCTGATCCCCGATCCGACCCCGGCACAGCTCGAGGAGCGCATCGCCAGCGGCCAGCGCATCGTCGGCGACCCCGACGAGTGCGCCAGGGCGGTGCAGCAGTACGTCGACATCGGCTGCGACCAGATCATCTTCGGCATCCTCGCCTCCACCATGGCGCAGGAGACCGCGCTCGAAACCGTCCGCCTGTTCGGCGCCGAGGTGCAGCCGCGTTTCGACAAGGACCCGGTGCACAGCACGACCCGCTATCGCGAAGCCGCGCTGCGCACGAGCGGCGGCCCGCGGGCGGCGGTGTCGTGA
- a CDS encoding response regulator: MPRPVALIVNDDPSQLRLSAAVLDKGGFATRTCASAEEALALLAESPAVDLIVTDLHMPGIDGWRFCRLLRSPELRACNHIPILVVSATFSGSDAELRSLELGASGFLAAPFAPSALQDYARALLSGRRPESAPQVVIAHASAAERERLRAAFQGAGYQVDCAAGATEALAAWRALQPELIVVDQRLPDGPATELLSAVTAAGSPTAAIALVDPAAGGDAVGLARHGAAASVPWPADPTRLLEVAAAARRQRAMIRIEERLEERNRALRDADARWRALVEAIPEIVILHDADGTIRHVNRIGAAYLGWPVDECVGRDLGEVERGAPARGADAPFETTWVARSGREIPVEVVRRPLRFDGRDGFLSIARDVSARQELTRQRQQFLAMLTHDIKNPLGIVLGFAELLGEVGPLNEQQQDLLARIQANAGAVLTLVANYLNLGQIEAGQLSITRKPVDVATLIDGVLDQFRAAAARARIACERRVDDALGVIAADPVALERVLTNLMHNALKFTPPGGRIGLRAGRSAEAITLQVSDTGAGIAPEELESVFQLYRRGMTRQAREGTGLGLFIARALVGAHGGHIGIESTLGEGTTVTVSLPLATADEPEPAASGR, from the coding sequence ATGCCCCGTCCCGTCGCGCTCATCGTGAATGACGATCCGTCGCAGCTCCGGCTGAGCGCCGCGGTGCTGGACAAGGGTGGATTCGCGACGCGCACCTGCGCCAGCGCGGAGGAGGCGCTGGCGCTGCTCGCCGAGTCGCCGGCGGTCGATCTGATCGTCACCGACCTGCACATGCCGGGCATCGACGGCTGGCGCTTCTGCCGCTTGCTGCGCTCGCCGGAGCTCCGCGCCTGCAACCACATCCCGATCCTGGTCGTGTCGGCGACGTTCTCCGGCAGCGACGCGGAGCTGCGCAGCCTCGAGCTCGGCGCCAGCGGCTTCCTCGCCGCGCCCTTCGCGCCCTCGGCGCTGCAGGACTATGCGCGGGCGCTGCTCAGCGGCCGCCGCCCCGAGTCGGCGCCGCAGGTGGTGATCGCGCACGCCAGCGCCGCGGAGCGCGAGCGCCTGCGCGCCGCCTTCCAGGGCGCCGGGTACCAGGTCGACTGCGCCGCCGGCGCCACCGAGGCGCTCGCCGCCTGGCGGGCGCTGCAGCCCGAGCTGATCGTCGTCGATCAGCGCCTGCCGGACGGGCCGGCGACCGAGCTGCTGTCCGCCGTCACGGCCGCGGGATCGCCGACCGCCGCCATCGCGCTGGTCGATCCGGCGGCCGGCGGCGACGCGGTGGGGCTGGCGCGCCACGGCGCCGCCGCCAGCGTGCCGTGGCCCGCCGACCCGACGCGCCTGCTCGAGGTCGCCGCCGCGGCGCGCCGCCAGCGGGCGATGATCCGCATCGAGGAGCGGCTCGAGGAACGCAATCGCGCCCTGCGCGATGCCGATGCGCGCTGGCGGGCGCTGGTCGAAGCGATCCCCGAGATCGTCATCCTGCACGACGCCGACGGCACCATCCGCCACGTCAACCGCATCGGCGCCGCCTATCTCGGGTGGCCGGTCGACGAATGCGTCGGCCGCGACCTCGGCGAGGTCGAGCGCGGCGCGCCGGCGCGCGGCGCCGACGCGCCCTTCGAGACGACCTGGGTGGCGCGCAGCGGCCGCGAGATTCCAGTCGAGGTGGTGCGCCGCCCGCTGCGCTTCGACGGCCGCGATGGCTTCCTGAGCATCGCCCGCGACGTCAGCGCCCGCCAGGAGCTGACGCGCCAGCGCCAGCAGTTCCTCGCCATGCTCACCCACGACATCAAGAACCCGCTCGGCATCGTGCTCGGGTTCGCCGAGCTGCTCGGCGAGGTCGGGCCGCTGAACGAGCAGCAGCAGGACCTGCTGGCGCGCATCCAGGCGAACGCCGGCGCCGTGCTGACCCTGGTCGCGAACTACCTCAACCTCGGCCAGATCGAGGCCGGACAGCTCAGCATCACGCGCAAGCCGGTGGACGTCGCGACGCTGATCGACGGCGTCCTCGACCAGTTCCGCGCCGCCGCGGCGCGCGCGCGCATCGCCTGCGAGCGCCGGGTCGACGACGCCCTCGGCGTCATCGCCGCCGACCCGGTGGCGCTCGAACGCGTGCTCACCAACCTGATGCACAACGCGCTCAAGTTCACGCCGCCGGGCGGCCGCATCGGCCTCCGCGCCGGCCGCAGCGCCGAGGCGATCACGCTGCAGGTCAGCGACACCGGCGCCGGCATCGCCCCCGAGGAGCTGGAGAGCGTCTTCCAGCTCTATCGGCGCGGCATGACCCGACAGGCGCGCGAGGGCACCGGCCTCGGCCTGTTCATCGCCCGCGCCCTGGTCGGCGCGCACGGCGGCCACATCGGCATCGAGAGCACGCTCGGCGAGGGCACCACCGTCACCGTGTCGCTGCCCCTGGCGACCGCCGACGAGCCGGAGCCGGCGGCGAGCGGCCGCTGA
- a CDS encoding glucose 1-dehydrogenase has product MAGRLAGKIAIITGAAKGQGAGVARRFVAEGARVALLDVLAEPGRALAAELGDAARFHHCDVADEAQVAAAVAAATRHFGGLDVLYNNAAVIAYGRRIADLPSDEWDRTLAINLRGPFLCAKYALPHLVARGGGAIINVSSHGAFQASPTGVADYAVAKGGLVTLTYYLASEYGHEQVRANCIAPGPVPTDLNAPFLGSEEGRAQTAMWIPLGRVGAIDDVAHAAVFLASDESRWITGAVLRVDGGMVVQ; this is encoded by the coding sequence ATGGCCGGTCGACTCGCGGGCAAGATCGCGATCATCACCGGCGCCGCCAAGGGCCAGGGCGCGGGCGTGGCGCGGCGCTTCGTCGCCGAGGGCGCCCGCGTGGCGCTGCTCGACGTCCTCGCCGAGCCCGGCCGCGCCCTCGCCGCCGAGCTCGGCGACGCGGCGCGCTTCCACCACTGCGACGTCGCCGACGAGGCGCAGGTCGCGGCCGCCGTCGCGGCGGCGACGCGGCACTTCGGCGGCCTCGACGTGCTCTACAACAATGCCGCCGTCATCGCCTACGGCCGGCGCATCGCCGATCTGCCCAGCGACGAGTGGGACCGCACCCTGGCGATCAACCTGCGCGGCCCGTTCCTCTGCGCCAAATACGCCCTGCCCCACCTCGTCGCGCGCGGCGGCGGCGCCATCATCAACGTCTCCTCGCACGGCGCCTTCCAGGCCTCGCCGACCGGCGTCGCCGACTACGCCGTCGCCAAGGGCGGCCTGGTCACCCTCACCTACTACCTCGCCTCGGAATACGGCCACGAGCAGGTGCGCGCCAACTGCATCGCCCCGGGGCCGGTGCCCACCGACCTCAATGCCCCGTTCCTCGGCAGCGAGGAGGGGCGCGCCCAGACCGCGATGTGGATCCCGCTCGGCCGCGTCGGCGCCATCGACGACGTCGCCCACGCCGCCGTCTTCCTCGCCTCCGACGAATCGCGCTGGATCACCGGCGCGGTGCTGCGCGTCGACGGCGGCATGGTGGTGCAGTGA